GCTCATGAACGGGTTCGGCGGGCGCGTCTTCGACCCGGGGCCGAAAGCCGTCCTGAACGCGCCGCAGAACGTCCGCTCGCTCGAGCTCCTCATGCGGTGGATCGACCGGGACGCGATCCTGCCGGCGGAGCCATCGACGGCGCTCATCACGTCGCTCTTCAACGACGGGAAGGCGGCGATCGTCTTCTCCGGCCCGTGGTTCCTCGGCGAGATCGCGAAGGGGATCGACTACGGCCTCGCGCCGCTCCCCACGCTCGTCGAGGCGGGCGGGAAGCCGATGCGCCCGTGGATGACCGTCGAAGGGGTGTACGTCGCCGCGCCCTCGAAGAACAAGGAGGCGGCCTTCGACTTCGCGAAATACCTGACCGACGTCGAGTCCGCGCGCGTGATGGCGATCGACGGCCGTCAGACCCCGGCGAACAAGGCCGTCTACCAGGACCCGAAGGTGTCCGGCGACGCCGTGCTCGAGGCGTTCCGGCGCCAGGTCGAGGTCGCCGTCCCGATGCCGAACCTCCCGGAGATGACGATGGTCTGGTCTCCGGCGACGACCGCGATGAACGCCGTCACGCGGAAGGCCGCTTCGCCGAAAGCGGCGCTCGACGCCGCCCAGAAGAAAGTCGTGGAGGACATGGCGCGCCTCCGGAAGAGGTGAGATGACGGAAACCGGCGCGTCCGCGGCCCGGCGCTGGGGCGTGAGCCTCGGCGTGGCGCTGGCGTTGGCGCTCGCCGTGGGAGGGCTGCTGCTGGCGGGAGCCCTCCGCGAGGTCGATCGCTCCGCGGCCGAGCGGCGCGCGACCGTGTCCGTGCGCGCGCTGACCGACGTCGTGCGGGTGGCCGGAGGGGCGGGACCGGGCGTCCGCGAAGCCGTCCGGAAATGGCAGGCCGCCAATCCCGCGATCACGGCGATCCGGGTGATCGCCTTCGACGGGATCTCGCTCGAAGCCTCGACCGCGCCGGAGGATGCCGGCGAGAAAGCGGCGCCGCGCCGCCTCTCCCTCGACGAGAAGCCGCTCTACGACCAGGGTCAGCGCCTGCGCGCGGCGATCGAGACGAACGTGCAGGAGGGCGCCGCGCGAAAGGACGAGATCGAAGGAGAGCGGACAGCCGCGGGACGCTGGAAGATCGCGGCGCCGGTCGAGACCGGGGGCGCCGTCACCGGAATGCTGTCGCTCGAGACTCAGCGTCCGCCGCCCGGCCGGCGGCTGCCGGTCGCCCTGACCCTCGGCGCCGTCGTCGTTCCCGTGCTCCTCTTCGCGGGAGTCGCGGCGGCCGCCGGACGCCGAACCGCCGTTCTGGCGATCGCCGCGTTCGCGCTCGATCTCGCGGCGATCGGGTTCTTCGGCCATCGTTCGATCTCCCTTCTTCGAAAAGAGCGCCGCGCCGCGGAGTCGGCCGTCGGGCGCGAGATCTCGGCCGACGCGGCCCGCGCGAGGGACATCCTCGGAAGCGAAGCGGCCGCCCGGCTCGACCCGGCCTCGTGGGATTCCGACGCGTTTCGGCGGGCGCGAGGCCTGCTCCTCGCCTCCGGCGTCCCCGACGAGGCCCGGCTCTCGCGGGAGATGGCGGCGATGGAGCGGCCGGTCCGGAGGACGATCGTGCTGCTGGCGGTTTTCTCGCTCGCCGTCGTCGCGTTCGGGGGTTTCGGCCTCGCCGGGGCTTTCCGTCGCACCCTCGTGACGCACCGCGCCGCCTACGCCTACACGGCGCCGGCGATGGTCGGCATGGTCGTCCTCGTCTTCTTTCCGTTCCTCTACGGGATCGCCATCTCGTTCACCGACCAGAACATCTACAACACGAGCAAGCCGCTGACCGAGATCTGGGTGGGCCTGCGCAACTACGTCGACATCATCGGCGACTTCTCGATCGCGAAACGCACGGCATCGGGAACGCTCGTCTTCAATTACCTGAACTTCTACTGGACGTTCCTCTTCACGGTCGTCTGGACGATCTGCAACGTCACGTTCGGCGTGACGATGGGGCTCCTGCTGGCCCTCGCGTTGAACACGAAGCGGCTGGCGCTCCGGCCCGTGTACCGCGTCCTGCTGATCCTTCCCTGGGCGGTGCCGAACTACATCACCGCGCTCATCTGGAAGGGGATGTTCCACCAGCAGTTCGGGGTCATCAACCAGATGATCCAGATCTTCGGGGGGAACCCCGTCTCCTGGTTCGAGAAACCGTTCACGTCCTTCGTCACCGTTCTCACGACGAACGGCTGGCTCTCCTTCCCCTTCATGATGGTGATCTCCCTCGGGGCGCTCCAGTCGATCCCCGCCGAGATCTACGAGGCCGCCCGCGTGGACGGCGCCTCGCGCTGGCAGCAGTTCCGCGCGATCACCCTCCCGTCGCTCAAGCCCGCGCTGATCCCCGCGATCATCCTCTCCGTCGTCTGGACCTTCAACATGTTCAACATCATCTATCTCGTCTCGCAGGGTGAGCCCGCGTCGTCGACGGAGATCCTGATCACACAGGCGTACAAGTTCGCGTTCGAGAAGTACCGCTACGGCTACGCGGCCGCGTACTCGACGGTGATCTTCGCGATCCTCCTCGTCTACGGATCGATCCAGAACCGCGTGACGCGTGCGACGGAGGCAATCTGATGGCGCGCCGCGAGATCGGGGAGGTCGCCCACGCCCCGCTCCACGTCTTCCTGCTGCTGGCGACGGCGGTGACGGTCTACCCGATCCTCTGGGTCGCGACGATCGCGTTCTCGGGTGGGCAGGGGCTCGCGCTGGCTTCGGTTCCCGAGCACGCGACGCTCGCCGAGCGGCTGCGGGCGGTCACGCCGTGGCCGAAGCACTGGTCGATGTCGAACTTCGTCGCGGTCTTCCACGACCAGCCTTTCGCGCGCTGGCTCGTCAACAGCGCGATCGTCTCGCTCGCGACGACGGTGCTCGGCGTGTTCCTCGCCTGCACGGCCGCGTATGCCTTCTCGCGGTTCCGGTTCCCCGGGCGGCGAATGGGGATGATGTCGTTCCTCGTCTCGCAGATGTTTCCCGGCACGCTGATGATGATTCCTCTCTACATCATCCTCGTGAAGTGGCTCGGGCTCGGCTCGACACGGATCGGACTCGTGCTCGTCTACGCCACCACCGCAATCCCGTTCTGCGTCTGGATGCTCAAGGGATATTTCGACACGATCCCGAAGGACCTCGAGGAGGCGGCCCTGATCGACGGCGCCTCGGCCGCCCGGATCTTCTGGAGGATCGTGCTGCCTCTCGCGACCCCCGCGATCGCGGTGACGGCGCTCTTCTCGTTCATGACCGGGTGGAACGAGTTCATTCTCGCCGCGACCCTCATGGACAAGGAGACCATGTACACCGCCCCTGTGGGGCTGCGTTTCTTCGTCGGCGGCTTCTCGCAGCAGTGGGGCTATTTCGCTGCCGGCGCGATCGTCGTTTCCATTCCCGTCGTCGCCCTCTTCCTCTTCCTGCAGAAGTACATCGTGTCGGGGCTGACGGCCGGGAGCGTCAAAGGCTGACTACCGGGAAAAGAAGGAGGACTCCATGAAAGGAAAACTCGCTCGATTTTCCATCCTGGCCGCGGTGGTCGCGGCGTTCTTCGCCGCCGCCGCGGGCGCGCAGGAAGTCGCGTTCAGGGACCCGACCGGCGACGACAACGGTCCGGGGAAGTACACCTACCCGACCGACGCCGTCTACAAGCCGGGTTCGTTCGACTTGACCCAGCTGAAGGTCAAGAAGTCGGGGGCGAACGTCGACTTCGAGGTGTCCGTCAACTCGGCGCTCGACGATCCCTGGCGGATGGGCGTCGGCTTCGCGGTCCAGATGATCTTCATCTTCGTGAAGACCGGCGATGCGAAGCCGTCGTACACCCAGGGGCTGCCCGGTCTCAACATCCAGTTCGCCCCCGAAGACGCCTGGAACCGGTGCGTGATCCTCTCGCCGCAGCCGTCTTCCCGCGTCAAGGCGGAAGTGGACGCGAAGGCACCTTCGATGAAGGCGGAGATCCTGGTTCCCGTGCGGACGAAGGGATCCGGGAAGACGATCTCCGGCTCGGTTTCCGTGAAGGACTTCCCCTCCGGCGACCCGTCGACATGGGGCTATCAGGTCATCATGCAGTCGAACGAAGGCTTCC
This sequence is a window from Thermoanaerobaculia bacterium. Protein-coding genes within it:
- a CDS encoding extracellular solute-binding protein: LMNGFGGRVFDPGPKAVLNAPQNVRSLELLMRWIDRDAILPAEPSTALITSLFNDGKAAIVFSGPWFLGEIAKGIDYGLAPLPTLVEAGGKPMRPWMTVEGVYVAAPSKNKEAAFDFAKYLTDVESARVMAIDGRQTPANKAVYQDPKVSGDAVLEAFRRQVEVAVPMPNLPEMTMVWSPATTAMNAVTRKAASPKAALDAAQKKVVEDMARLRKR
- a CDS encoding sugar ABC transporter permease; this encodes MTETGASAARRWGVSLGVALALALAVGGLLLAGALREVDRSAAERRATVSVRALTDVVRVAGGAGPGVREAVRKWQAANPAITAIRVIAFDGISLEASTAPEDAGEKAAPRRLSLDEKPLYDQGQRLRAAIETNVQEGAARKDEIEGERTAAGRWKIAAPVETGGAVTGMLSLETQRPPPGRRLPVALTLGAVVVPVLLFAGVAAAAGRRTAVLAIAAFALDLAAIGFFGHRSISLLRKERRAAESAVGREISADAARARDILGSEAAARLDPASWDSDAFRRARGLLLASGVPDEARLSREMAAMERPVRRTIVLLAVFSLAVVAFGGFGLAGAFRRTLVTHRAAYAYTAPAMVGMVVLVFFPFLYGIAISFTDQNIYNTSKPLTEIWVGLRNYVDIIGDFSIAKRTASGTLVFNYLNFYWTFLFTVVWTICNVTFGVTMGLLLALALNTKRLALRPVYRVLLILPWAVPNYITALIWKGMFHQQFGVINQMIQIFGGNPVSWFEKPFTSFVTVLTTNGWLSFPFMMVISLGALQSIPAEIYEAARVDGASRWQQFRAITLPSLKPALIPAIILSVVWTFNMFNIIYLVSQGEPASSTEILITQAYKFAFEKYRYGYAAAYSTVIFAILLVYGSIQNRVTRATEAI
- a CDS encoding sugar ABC transporter permease, translated to MARREIGEVAHAPLHVFLLLATAVTVYPILWVATIAFSGGQGLALASVPEHATLAERLRAVTPWPKHWSMSNFVAVFHDQPFARWLVNSAIVSLATTVLGVFLACTAAYAFSRFRFPGRRMGMMSFLVSQMFPGTLMMIPLYIILVKWLGLGSTRIGLVLVYATTAIPFCVWMLKGYFDTIPKDLEEAALIDGASAARIFWRIVLPLATPAIAVTALFSFMTGWNEFILAATLMDKETMYTAPVGLRFFVGGFSQQWGYFAAGAIVVSIPVVALFLFLQKYIVSGLTAGSVKG
- a CDS encoding glucodextranase DOMON-like domain-containing protein; translated protein: MKGKLARFSILAAVVAAFFAAAAGAQEVAFRDPTGDDNGPGKYTYPTDAVYKPGSFDLTQLKVKKSGANVDFEVSVNSALDDPWRMGVGFAVQMIFIFVKTGDAKPSYTQGLPGLNIQFAPEDAWNRCVILSPQPSSRVKAEVDAKAPSMKAEILVPVRTKGSGKTISGSVSVKDFPSGDPSTWGYQVIMQSNEGFPAKTDLLTRKVNEYEGQHRFGGGNDGDCDPHVMDILAGSGNGDASEVD